In Bacteroidales bacterium, the genomic stretch ATTGCTTGTGTACTCGGTTTCCGGCAGTCCGAACTTTATCCGGGCATCAATAACCGGGAGGACCATACCCCTCAGATTGATCACTCCTTTCATAAAATCTGGTGTTTTGGGGACTCCCGTGATCTTTATCATCTCCAGTATATTTAAAACCTGGCTGACATGTGCTCCGAACTCCTCTTCTCCCAGTTTGAAAGTTAAATAAGCATTGGATGATTCTTCTTCACTCATTTTACCTCCTTTTGTTAGTGTTACTGAATCGATATTACGGGAAAGATTTAATGATGCATAGAGTGAAATCACCCAATTTTATGATTGGGTATTTTTACGTAACCGGAATTGACTTTAAATATTAAGTTGCTGTATGTAAGCAAGAAACAAAAATCACAAAGTTGTATGTTTGTCCCGGAAGGAACAAAAATCCAAACATCGGGTTTATTTCAATTAAAGGCTCATTTAAAGGATATTATGTGAAATGTGCAAGCAGTTGACCCGAGCTGTTATTTATTCTATTTGTAAAATGCAACTTATTGTTATTTAATGTATTACAACTAACGATTAAGTAAAAATACGTGGTGGGTACCGGGATATTAGGTAAAAATACCTAAGCCTTCGTTTTTATGCATTCATTATCAGTATTGGCTGTAAGATAATGTGTTGAGTCTGACAATGAACCTCCTGATAAAAAGTCACTTACAATCAGAAATGATAGTAAGTTGAAAGCAAAACACGCATATTCCCAACAGTATGGGTGTTAATGGGTATCGCTTTTTGATTATAGCCATCACCGAATGTGGCCGATGTATATTCGCCTTCCAGCCCAAATTTCAACTTTCCGGAACTATAAAGTATTCTGGGAGATATTCTGTAAAGTGAAGCAATGTTTTTGCCAAATCCCATAATAAGGTCCGGATCATTGATTATATTTTGCTTTGTGCCTCTGTTTTTGGTATAACCTGCAAACACGCCAAATTGGAAAGGACCGCCGTTGGTATGGATATCAGTCCACAATGACATATTCCTTAGCGGCAAATAGGAACGCTTATCCGTATCGTCTTGAATCGACTCTACGGCAAATCCTGATATTTGTAAAACATCCGTTGCATTTTGCCCGGAAACTGCCTGAATTTTAATTGTTATGGGGTTGAGAGAAAGCCTGGCAAATGCAATGGCCGATAAACCACCAACTGTGTTGTTGGTTTTAATCTCCTCTTCTGTGACCAATCTGGGCACAATGGTTTTATAGGCCAGACCGGCACCCATATTCAATTTGGGCCGGTTATAGTGTACTTGCAGATGCATATCAGGAGTGCCTGAGTTTCTCAGGAATTTTGAGCTAACGGTCTCATCGATCCTGGAAGGATAGTCTCTTTGTGCCAGTGCTGCGGCTATAATCTCAAAATCTCCAAAATTTTGTGTCAATCGAAGCTGGGGATTACGGGAAAAAGGTTGGATGGGAACACCTGTGTTAAATGATACAGTACCGGGAAAACACGAAGTGACGAACATAGGATTCCAGAACTGGCCGGTCAGTAATTGGGTATTTTCCCAGGAAAGCCGGACATAGGCATGACGCAATCTGAAAAGGTTGATGTTGTCATTGGCCTGGGCAAAAAAGTCGCCTTCAATTTTTCCCGAAGTTTCTGCTCCCAGGGCCTCCGGCCCGGTTATTGTTCCTGAAATCCTGGATTGAACAGCCAGGATGTTAAAATTCGGCTGAGCATTCACATCCTGCTGATTGGCATCCGGAGCTTCGGGTTTTGGCCACAACAGAAAGTGACCCTCCCGGGCGGTTACATTTTGTCTGCTGTCAAAGAATGCATCATTCTTAACATAGCCATTGAAGCGGATGCCAAAATCCTGACTTTTTTCCTCCTGTGCAAGAGCCGTGAGACAAAAACCAATTACAAAAACAATCACCCCGTATATTTTCTTCATATATCTAAATTTGAGTTAAATGACCAGAGTAAATCAATGATCAAATTGAATTTATGTTATTCGGTGAATTATATTTAGCCAGCGAGCAAATATATATGCAGGAATTCAAAAAAAATAGCGTGAAATCACCTGTATTTTCATTGTTCTATCAGGTAAAAATACGCAATATGATATCATAGTCGGGTGAAAATAGATGATTTCAGGATTGTTAGCCTATTATATTTTTTTTAAATACAAAGTCAAAATATCGTTAGACAGGGGGGGTATTCCCAATTTTTTCCAAAAAAGTAAATATATGTCATTCCTACGGAATTCCGTAAACTAGAATATCACTTATTACCCGGGTTTACACCCGGGCCTACAAATATGTCATCCCGCAAGCGGGATTTCGGTTTACAGTTTGCAAAAGAATTAAATAAAATCTTATGAAAATAGCAATTTATAATGAAATCCGGCAGCTGCCGGATGATATCTTTGTAGGCCCGGATGTGAATCCGGGTATCATAAAATTCACACATAACTGAAATTCCGTAGGAATGACATAAAAGAGATTGTTTGGAAAAAATTGGGAATACCCCCTTGTCTAACGATATTTGAGTCCGGTCTAAAAAGGTTTTTTCTGCCACCAAAACACTAAAACACGAAATTTCACTAAAAACAAAATATCGAATATTTCTTTTTTGTGGGTTTTAGTGTTTTGGAGTTTTAGTGGCATTTTCTTAGTTTAACCCTTTTTAGACCAAACTCATTGAATTGAAAGCAGAAAATTTACTAAATGATTGGTCCCGCATCTTGCAGGACCAAAAGGCAATTGGCAAGGATTAATTTTTTGTGCAATACTTGTTTTCTTCATTTTTCAAAATAAAATCCCTTATGGTTGCATTTTAATAATGAAATGGTTAAATTCATCAGGTTTAATTATGAAGATGAAGGATTGTATATAAAAAATTATCAACCGATGAAAATATCATTAATAGCTGTCAAACCCAAACATAGTGCCTACGGATTGTTCAGTATTGATCCTTTAGGACCCGCTTATCTGGGTACCATGTTAAGTGGGCGGGGGCATCGGGTTACCGTGTACGATGAATCCAGGGCACCGGTTTTCAATGAAAAAAAGGGCAAGCTCCATTCTGCTTTGCTGGATTCGGATTTTATAGGGTTATCGGTCATTTCACCTGCAGCCTCCAGGGCCTTGCGTATGTTAAAGGCCATCCGCAGTCAAATTCCCGGTGTAAGAACTGCGGTTGGCGGGCCGCATTTATTGGGTGATGAACAGGCAAAAGAATTTGCCCAATACGCAGATGTTGTTGTGCAAAAAGAGGCGGAAAATATACTTGATGAACTTGTCAATGGAGATTTGAATGGCATTGTGGAGGGCACCATTGTGGAAAACCTGGATTCATTGCCCATCCCCGATCTGGGCTTGGTGGATCAATCGAAAAAGAAATTACTGGATTTCTTTAAATTAACCCCTATATCTACGGCCCGTGGTTGTCCGCGTAATTGTGAATTTTGCAGTGTCAGTAACATCCATGGTAAAAAGGTACGGCGACGATCGCCTGAGCTGGTGATGCAGGAACTCAGGCAACGATTGAACGAGGGTTATCAACGCATTTTTTTCGTGGATGACAATTTTTCGGTTCAGCCTTCAAAGAGAACGCCCCTCCTGGAGGCCATGATTGCTGAAAGGGAGAAAGGCAGGTGGTTTGAGAGCATGATCATCCAGGATGAGGTGCCTGCGCTATTGAAGGGAGGCGAGACGTATGTTGAGATGCTAAAAAGGGCCGGAATAAAAACCGTAATGCTTGGCGTGGAAAGCTTTGACGATGAGAAGCTCCGGGCAATGCATAAGACCCATAATAAAACCGACTCGGAAAAAGCAATCCGGATGCTGCGCAAACATGGTTTGATCATCTATGCTTTTGGTATGGCCAAACCGGAAATTGATGATAAAAAAAGCATCAGGACCCAATTCAGGAAGTTAAAAGAAGAAGGGGTGACTTATGCCGACATGACCATTGAAACTCCAATCCCGGGCACTGAGTATTGGGAAGAATACAAAGACCGGTTAACGGCTATGGATCACGGGTCACCCGACTGGGATGAATGGACCTTCCTGGCTCCTGTGATCCCTACCAAACATATGAGTCAGAAAGCCTTTCAAAAGGAAGTGAAGAAGAGCATGCAGCGATTCTATTCTCCACTGCGTGCATTGAAAGAAATTTTAAAGGGGAAGCTCCGTAAAGGTCTGACGGTACTCTATGTGTGGTTTACTACGGGAAGGATGTATTCTTAGCATGCACCATTCATAATTAGTTGGAATTCTGCTCGATAGCCCCAGAATAAGAAGGATTAATGTATAAGTCGGGTTTGGAATTTTGCATTTTAATTATGATGGGCT encodes the following:
- a CDS encoding chemotaxis protein CheW, giving the protein MSEEESSNAYLTFKLGEEEFGAHVSQVLNILEMIKITGVPKTPDFMKGVINLRGMVLPVIDARIKFGLPETEYTSN
- a CDS encoding B12-binding domain-containing radical SAM protein, with protein sequence MKISLIAVKPKHSAYGLFSIDPLGPAYLGTMLSGRGHRVTVYDESRAPVFNEKKGKLHSALLDSDFIGLSVISPAASRALRMLKAIRSQIPGVRTAVGGPHLLGDEQAKEFAQYADVVVQKEAENILDELVNGDLNGIVEGTIVENLDSLPIPDLGLVDQSKKKLLDFFKLTPISTARGCPRNCEFCSVSNIHGKKVRRRSPELVMQELRQRLNEGYQRIFFVDDNFSVQPSKRTPLLEAMIAEREKGRWFESMIIQDEVPALLKGGETYVEMLKRAGIKTVMLGVESFDDEKLRAMHKTHNKTDSEKAIRMLRKHGLIIYAFGMAKPEIDDKKSIRTQFRKLKEEGVTYADMTIETPIPGTEYWEEYKDRLTAMDHGSPDWDEWTFLAPVIPTKHMSQKAFQKEVKKSMQRFYSPLRALKEILKGKLRKGLTVLYVWFTTGRMYS